In Panthera uncia isolate 11264 chromosome B4, Puncia_PCG_1.0, whole genome shotgun sequence, one genomic interval encodes:
- the STAT6 gene encoding signal transducer and activator of transcription 6 — protein MSLWGLVSKMPPEKLQRLYVDFPQHLRHLLGDWLENQPWEFLVGSDTFCCNMASALLSATVQRLQASAGKQGEGSAILQHISTLESIYQRDPLKLVATFKQILQGEKKAVMEQFRHLPMPFHWKQEELKFNTALQRLQHRVGETRLLREALQPSAEAGQVSLHNLIDAPASGTGQSEALATLLQETVGELEATQALVLKRIQIWKRQQQLAGNGAPFEESLAPLQERCESLVDIYSQLQQEVGAASGELEPKARAVLISRLDEVLRTLVTSSFLVEKQPPQVLKTQTKFQAGVRFLLGLRFLGAPAKPPLVRADMVTEKQARELSMPQGPGAGAESTGEIINNTVALENSIPGNCCSALFKNLLLKKIKRCERKGTESVTEEKCAVLFSTSFTLGPNKLPIQLQALSLPLVVIVHGNQDNNAKATILWDNAFSEMDRVPFVVAERVPWEKMCETLNLKFMAEVGTNRGLLPEHFLFLAQKIFNDNSLSMEAFQHRSVSWSQFNKEILLGRGFTFWQWFDGVLDLTKRCLRSYWSDRLIIGFISKQYVTSLLLNEPDGTFLLRFSDSEIGGITIAHVIRGQDGSPQIENIQPFSAKDLSIRSLGDRIRDLAQLKNLYPKKPKDEAFRSHYKPEQMGKDGRGYVPATIKMTVERDQPLPTLEPQMPTMVPTYDLGMAPDSSMNMQLSPDMVSHVYPPHSHSIPSYQALSREDVLPAFQEPHLQMPPNLSQMNLSFDQPHPQGLLPCPSQEHAVSTPEPLLCSDVTMAEESCLSQPIRGFPQGTWVGEDMFPPLLPPTEQDLTKLLLEGQGESGGGSMGTQPLLQPSHYGQSGISLSHLDLRANPSW, from the exons ATGTCTCTGTGGGGTCTGGTCTCCAAGATGCCTCCGGAAAAACTGCAACGGCTCTATGTTGACTTTCCCCAACACCTGCGGCATCTCCTGGGTGACTGGCTAGAGAACCAGCCCTG GGAGTTCCTGGTCGGCTCAGACACCTTCTGCTGCAACATGGCTAGCGCTCTACTTTCGGCCACTGTCCAGCGCCTTCAGGCCTCAGCCggaaagcagggggaggggagcgccATCTTGCAACACATCAGCACCCtggag AGCATATATCAAAGGGACCCCCTGAAGCTGGTGGCCACTTTTAAACAAATACTTCAAGGGGAGAAAAAAGCTGTTATGGAACAG TTCCGCCACCTGCCAATGCCCTTCCACTGGAAGCAGGAGGAGCTGAAGTTTAACACAGCCCTGCAAAGGCTACAGCACCGGGTGGGGGAAACTCGCCTTCTCCGAGAAGCTCTGCAGCCCAGTGCCGAGGCTGGCCAAG TGTCTCTGCACAACTTGATAGATGCTCCTGCCAGTGGAACTGGGCAAAGCGAG GCCCTGGCCACGTTGCTGCAGGAGACTGTCGGGGAGCTGGAGGCCACCCAGGCCCTGGTGCTGAAGAGAATCCAGATTTGGAAGCGGCAGCAGCAGCTGGCAGGGAATGGTGCACCCTTTGAGGAGAGCCTGGCACCACTACAGGAGAG GTGCGAGAGCCTGGTGGACATTTATTCCCAGCtgcagcaggaggtgggggcggCTAGTGGGGAGCTTGAGCCCAAGGCCCGGGCAGTGCTGATTAGCCGGCTGGATGAAGTCCTGCGAACCCTCGTCACCAG CTCTTTCCTGGTAGAGAAGCAGCCCCCCCAGGTTCTGAAGACTCAGACCAAGTTCCAGGCTGGGGTTCGATTCCTGCTGGGCCTACGGTTCCTGGGGGCCCCGGCCAAGCCTCCACTGGTCAGGGCTGACATGGTGACTGAGAAGCAAGCAAGGGAGCTGAGCATGCCCCAGGGCCCCGGGGCTGGAGC AGAAAGCACTGGGGAGATCATCAACAACACCGTGGCCCTGGAGAACAGCATTCCTGGGAACTGCTGCTCTGCCCTGTTCAAGAACCTG CTTCTGAAGAAAATCAAGCGCTGTGAGCGGAAGGGCACTGAGTCTGTCACCGAGGAGAAGTGTGCTGTGCTCTTCTCCACCAGCTTCACACTTGGCCCCAACAAACTCCCCATCCAGCTCCAG gctctgtctctgcccctggtgGTCATTGTCCACGGCAACCAAGACAACAATGCGAAAGCCACCATCCTGTGGGATAATGCCTTCTCTGAGATG GACCGTGTGCCCTTTGTGGTGGCTGAGCGGGTGCCCTGGGAGAAGATGTGTGAAACTCTGAACCTCAAGTTCATGGCTGAAGTGGGGACCAATCGGGGGCTACTCCCAGAGCACTTCCTCTTCCTAGCCCAGAAGATCTTCAATGACAACAGCCTCAGCATGGAGGCCTTCCAGCATCGTTCTGTGTCCTGGTCACAGTTCAACAAG GAGATCCTGCTGGGTCGTGGCTTCACCTTTTGGCAGTGGTTCGATGGTGTCCTGGACCTCACCAAACGCTGTCTCCGGAGCTACTGGTCTGATCG GCTGATCATTGGCTTCATCAGCAAACAGTACGTCACTAGTCTTCTTCTCAACGAGCCTGATGGAACATTCCTCCTTCGCTTCAGCGACTCAGAGATTGGGGGCATCACCATTGCCCATGTCATCCGGGGCCAGGATG GCTCCCCACAGATAGAGAACATCCAGCCATTCTCTGCCAAAGACCTATCCATTCGTTCACTGGGGGACCGAATCCGGGACCTTGCTCAGCTCAAAAACCTCTACCCCAAGAAACCCAAGGATGAAGCTTTCCGGAGCCACTACAAGC CTGAACAGATGGGTAAGGATGGCAGGGGTTACGTCCCAGCTACCATCAAGATGACTGTGGAAAG gGACCAGCCACTTCCTACCCTGGAGCCCCAAATGCCTACCATGGTGCCCACTTATGATCTTGGAATGGCCCCTGATTCCTCCATGAATATGCAGCTCAGCCCGGATATGGT GTCCCATGTGTACCCACCACACTCTCACTCCATCCCCTCATACCAAGCCCTCTCCCGGGAAGACGTGTTGCCAGCCTTCCAGGA ACCTCACCTGCAGATGCCCCCCAACCTGAGCCAGATGAACCTGTCCTTTGACCAACCTCACCCGCA GGGCCTGCTCCCATGCCCGTCTCAGGAGCATGCCGTGTCCACCCCtgagcccctgctctgctcagaTGTGACCATGGCAGAAGAGAGCTGCCTGAGCCAGCCAATACGAGGGTtccctcagggcacctg GGTCGGTGAAGACATGTTCCCACCCTTGCTGCCTCCTACCGAACAGGACCTCACCAAGCTTCTCCTGGAGGGGCAAGGGGAATCAGGGGGAGGGTCCATGGGAACCCAGCCCCTCCTGCAGCCCTCTCACTATGGGCAGTCTGGGATCTCACTGTCCCACCTGGACCTACGGGCCAATCCTAGTTGGTGA